A window from Pangasianodon hypophthalmus isolate fPanHyp1 chromosome 4, fPanHyp1.pri, whole genome shotgun sequence encodes these proteins:
- the LOC128318134 gene encoding transmembrane protein 272-like has product MVFVSDIIFVFSSIFTGRIRILLSLLPIVIIGLGAKHIYDCPKQPMVPVYLLVGGIVCLMIQILPFLYCSQSNGQPFLLCQILKMLLLIFCPIWLLTGSIFVYMAYEPNYDFRLSAEYCERTVYKFAFWITNAIYLAILIALLVLCCSWLQKFCNKRAQKQCHIRTVS; this is encoded by the exons ATGGTGTTTGTCTCTGACATAATATTTGTCTTTAGCTCCATCTTCACAG GAAGAATAAGGATTCTTCTGAGTCTTTTACCAATTGTCATCATTGGCCTAG GAGCAAAACACATTTACGACTGCCCAAAGCAGCCCATGGTTCCTGTCTACCTGCTAGTAGGAGGAATTGTCTGTCTGATGATCCAGATCCTCCCCTTTCTTTATTGCAGCCAATCAAATGGCCAACCCTTTCTGCTGTGCCAGATTCTTAAAATGTTGCTTCTCATTTTTTGTCCGATCTGGCTCTTGACAG GTAGCATTTTTGTATACATGGCATATGAACCAAACTACGACTTTCGGCTGTCTGCTGAATACTGTGAGAGGACCGTCTATAAGTTTGCTTTCTGGATTACAAATGCTATATACCTTGCCATTCTGATAGCACTGCTCGTACTCTGCTGCAGCTGGCTCCAGAAATTCTGTAACAAAAGAGCTCAAAAGCAGTGTCACATAAGGACCGTTTCctga